A portion of the Kribbella jejuensis genome contains these proteins:
- a CDS encoding class I SAM-dependent methyltransferase, whose protein sequence is MTTSAEKPAASAEEVEAAWNDNKLAQVLYHDWEASTYDEKWSISYDERCVDYARDRFTAVAGTGGWPYGKTLEIGAGTGFFTLNLKLAGVLDEAHVTDLSPGMVEAAKKNAKTLGFAIEGRVADAEKLPYDDNTFDLVIGHAVIHHIPDVELAFREMLRVLKPGGRFVICGEPTRYGDFVARRLSRFTWWATTNVTKLPALAHWRRPQEELDESSRAAALEAVVDLHTFDPDTLARTAERAGAVEVKTVTEELLAAWVGWPIRTFEAAVPEQKLGFGWRMFAYKSWLQLSKVDKVLSSVVPDELYYNVSITGVANKQ, encoded by the coding sequence ATGACCACCTCCGCTGAGAAGCCCGCCGCCTCCGCCGAAGAGGTCGAGGCCGCCTGGAACGACAACAAGCTGGCCCAGGTCCTCTACCACGACTGGGAAGCTTCGACGTACGACGAGAAGTGGTCTATCTCGTACGACGAACGCTGCGTCGACTACGCCCGGGACCGCTTCACCGCGGTGGCCGGCACCGGCGGCTGGCCGTACGGCAAGACCCTCGAGATCGGCGCCGGTACCGGCTTCTTCACGCTGAACCTCAAGCTGGCCGGCGTCCTCGACGAGGCGCACGTCACCGACCTGTCCCCGGGCATGGTCGAGGCCGCGAAGAAGAACGCGAAGACCCTCGGCTTCGCGATCGAGGGCCGGGTCGCGGACGCGGAGAAGCTGCCGTACGACGACAACACGTTCGACCTGGTCATCGGGCACGCGGTCATCCACCACATCCCGGACGTCGAGCTGGCGTTCCGCGAGATGCTCCGCGTGCTCAAGCCCGGCGGCCGCTTCGTGATCTGCGGCGAGCCCACGCGGTACGGCGACTTCGTGGCCCGGCGGCTGTCCCGCTTCACCTGGTGGGCGACCACGAACGTCACCAAGCTCCCGGCCCTCGCGCACTGGCGGCGCCCGCAGGAGGAGCTCGACGAGTCGTCCCGCGCGGCTGCCTTGGAGGCGGTCGTCGACCTGCACACGTTCGACCCGGACACCCTGGCGCGGACGGCGGAGCGGGCCGGTGCCGTCGAGGTGAAGACCGTGACCGAGGAGCTGCTCGCCGCGTGGGTCGGGTGGCCGATCCGTACGTTCGAGGCCGCCGTACCGGAGCAGAAGCTCGGGTTCGGGTGGAGGATGTTCGCGTACAAGTCGTGGCTACAGCTGTCCAAGGTCGACAAGGTGCTGTCGTCCGTCGTACCGGACGAGCTGTACT
- a CDS encoding enoyl-CoA hydratase/isomerase family protein — protein MGEFVNLTVSEGVGTIRLDRPKMNALNVQVQEEIRAAALQATADDDVRAVVIYGGERVFAAGADIKEMADMSYADMAKRSGPLQSSLSAVAAIPKPTVAAITGYALGGGCELALCADYRIAAEDAKLGQPEILLGIIPGAGGTQRLSRLVGPSKAKDIIYTGRFVDAAESLRIGLVDQVVPAAEVYDAAVAWAAQFSAGAAMALRAAKESIDSGLGVELGTGLEIERQQFAALFATEDRTIGMKSFVENGPGKAEFKGK, from the coding sequence ATGGGCGAGTTCGTGAATCTCACCGTGAGTGAAGGTGTGGGGACGATCCGGCTGGATCGGCCGAAGATGAACGCGCTGAATGTGCAGGTGCAGGAGGAGATCCGCGCCGCCGCGCTCCAGGCGACCGCCGACGACGACGTCCGCGCGGTGGTGATCTACGGCGGCGAACGCGTCTTCGCCGCCGGTGCGGACATCAAGGAAATGGCTGACATGTCGTACGCCGACATGGCCAAGCGCTCCGGCCCGCTGCAGTCCTCCCTGTCCGCGGTCGCCGCGATCCCGAAGCCGACCGTCGCCGCGATCACCGGCTACGCGCTCGGCGGCGGCTGTGAACTCGCGCTCTGCGCCGACTACCGGATAGCCGCCGAGGACGCCAAGCTCGGCCAGCCGGAGATCCTGCTCGGCATCATCCCGGGCGCCGGCGGTACCCAGCGGCTGTCCCGCCTGGTCGGCCCGTCGAAGGCCAAGGACATCATCTACACCGGCCGCTTCGTCGACGCCGCCGAGTCGCTCCGGATCGGCCTCGTCGACCAGGTCGTCCCGGCCGCCGAGGTGTACGACGCCGCGGTCGCCTGGGCCGCGCAGTTCAGCGCCGGCGCCGCGATGGCCCTCCGCGCCGCGAAGGAGTCGATCGACTCCGGCCTCGGCGTCGAGCTGGGCACCGGACTGGAGATCGAGCGGCAGCAGTTCGCCGCGCTGTTCGCCACCGAGGACCGCACGATCGGGATGAAGTCCTTCGTCGAGAACGGCCCGGGTAAGGCCGAGTTCAAGGGAAAGTGA